The following coding sequences lie in one Sporocytophaga myxococcoides DSM 11118 genomic window:
- a CDS encoding DUF488 family protein produces MKASEKHIIYTIGHSNHSLEEFIGILKSFDIKLLADVRRLPGSRKFPYFNKESLKISLEKKEINYIHIEGLGGRRKMRRDSKNNRWRNESFRGYADYMETEEFTNAVSDLESIALKQPTSYMCSEAVWWSCHRSMISDYLKAKGWTVLHIMAAGKVQEHPYTSPALVSEGHVSYSDATLF; encoded by the coding sequence ATGAAGGCATCGGAAAAACATATCATTTACACCATTGGGCATTCCAATCATAGCCTAGAGGAGTTTATTGGTATTTTAAAATCCTTTGACATTAAATTACTCGCTGATGTGCGTCGTTTGCCAGGATCACGCAAGTTCCCTTATTTCAATAAAGAAAGTCTTAAAATCTCTTTAGAAAAAAAAGAGATAAATTACATTCATATTGAAGGTTTGGGCGGAAGAAGAAAAATGAGACGAGACTCGAAAAATAACAGATGGCGCAATGAATCTTTCCGGGGCTATGCAGATTATATGGAAACGGAAGAATTTACCAATGCAGTAAGTGATCTGGAATCCATTGCTTTGAAACAACCGACATCTTATATGTGTTCTGAAGCAGTTTGGTGGAGTTGTCACCGATCAATGATATCTGATTATCTGAAAGCAAAAGGTTGGACTGTATTACATATAATGGCAGCAGGAAAAGTCCAGGAACATCCTTATACCTCTCCTGCACTAGTGAGTGAAGGTCACGTTTCGTATTCAGATGCAACTTTGTTTTAA
- a CDS encoding DDE-type integrase/transposase/recombinase, which produces MDLNKHHRNKYDTFIISLYASGKEYLLPEKFRYLVPYSTASSWRNLIMDAYMGHESRSIQYESLQLYEILEEHKNLKRTVKLLFKVWLTIASFLKPILKKSDNEIFITQLQKLSNVLPRKMVLRLTGISASSFYYRVHKLKIKCSLSPVSLCLKRHPLQLAVKEVNTMKALFSDIRFTCWPIASIAHYARRNELLYASLSTLYKYSALLGFKRRFPKPDEKTKGIVSTAPNQFLHVDTTFYTLQEGIKSAITLVSDNFSRKILGWSISEKHGAENVKAALDMAIQTIQLYHPKHVVVTLVADGGSENHALSIEELIASTPLPGITKVIALKDIAFSNSPIEAINKIMKRYIRHKLPQTFNELLACIIRSIEDYNIYRPHYAINGLTPMEAYTQKIPDMEFSEQIRQAKAIRLEQNRKSTCQKC; this is translated from the coding sequence ATGGATTTGAACAAACATCACAGAAACAAATATGATACATTTATAATTTCTCTGTATGCAAGTGGAAAAGAATACCTGTTACCAGAGAAGTTCAGATATCTAGTCCCTTATTCTACTGCATCATCATGGAGGAATCTAATAATGGACGCCTATATGGGACATGAATCCCGTTCTATACAATATGAATCATTACAACTGTATGAGATACTTGAGGAACACAAAAATCTAAAAAGAACTGTTAAATTACTTTTTAAAGTATGGCTTACTATTGCGTCTTTTCTCAAGCCTATCCTGAAGAAATCAGACAATGAAATTTTTATTACACAGTTACAGAAACTCTCTAATGTATTGCCCCGGAAGATGGTTCTAAGACTCACTGGAATCAGTGCTTCTTCATTTTACTACAGAGTTCATAAGCTAAAAATAAAATGTAGCCTCTCACCTGTTTCTCTTTGTCTAAAAAGACATCCACTTCAGCTTGCAGTAAAGGAGGTAAATACTATGAAAGCTCTCTTTTCTGATATCCGCTTTACCTGCTGGCCTATAGCATCTATTGCTCATTATGCCCGAAGAAATGAATTATTGTATGCTTCACTAAGCACATTGTATAAATACAGTGCACTATTGGGATTTAAAAGACGTTTTCCGAAACCTGATGAAAAGACTAAAGGTATCGTAAGTACCGCACCAAACCAGTTTCTTCATGTAGATACAACTTTTTATACTTTACAAGAAGGGATTAAATCAGCCATAACTTTAGTCTCAGATAACTTTTCAAGAAAGATACTTGGATGGAGTATCTCTGAAAAACATGGTGCAGAGAACGTGAAAGCTGCATTAGACATGGCCATTCAGACTATACAACTATATCATCCCAAACATGTAGTTGTGACTCTTGTAGCTGATGGTGGAAGTGAAAACCATGCTCTAAGTATTGAAGAGCTTATCGCTTCTACTCCCCTTCCTGGGATAACAAAAGTTATAGCATTAAAGGATATAGCTTTTTCAAACTCCCCTATTGAAGCCATCAACAAAATCATGAAGCGTTATATAAGACATAAACTACCACAAACTTTCAATGAACTTTTAGCCTGTATTATAAGATCTATCGAAGATTATAATATTTACAGACCTCATTATGCAATCAATGGACTTACTCCTATGGAAGCTTATACTCAGAAGATTCCTGATATGGAGTTTTCCGAACAAATAAGACAAGCCAAAGCCATAAGACTTGAACAAAACAGAAAAAGTACCTGTCAGAAGTGTTAA
- a CDS encoding DUF5522 domain-containing protein: MNKNIRIKTCSRCNTNFACSTENCWCSELPPVMSLSEAGDCYCPLCLKKIISEKLGVDSLSDTKRNTEPLVEQEDYYYNEHGNWVFTAKYLLKRGYCCKNGCKHCPYGFKK, translated from the coding sequence ATGAATAAAAATATCAGAATTAAAACCTGTTCACGTTGTAATACAAATTTTGCATGTAGCACGGAGAACTGCTGGTGTAGTGAATTGCCCCCGGTAATGTCCTTGTCTGAAGCAGGCGACTGTTATTGTCCTCTATGTTTAAAGAAAATCATTAGTGAGAAACTTGGAGTAGATTCTTTGTCTGATACTAAAAGAAATACAGAACCCTTAGTTGAGCAGGAAGACTATTATTACAATGAACATGGCAACTGGGTATTTACAGCTAAGTACCTTTTGAAAAGAGGGTATTGTTGTAAAAACGGTTGTAAACATTGTCCTTACGGGTTTAAAAAGTAA
- a CDS encoding PKD domain-containing protein: MKNNNYRRLFKRAIIFQSRSIARLCALLLVLVLSAEAIAQRQTAASFRSKFGPNYLVGYLAYTPVDYAANPTKNYPILIFLHGTDEKAWKPTDLSQLNKVKRNGPPKEIEAGKDFPFIVISPQCPFGGWDDIAMDDFATSQWRPGEFVDEIIEKMKTLYRVDPNRIYITGLSMGGASTWEYVAAYPTKAAAAIPIAGWPITNTSKICGIGKTPIWGFQGANDNGSGMTNFVNSINACTPTPNPLAKITVYPNVGHDAWTQTYNNQSTSEDIYAWLMKYSRANLVNPIANAGADKSITLPTNSLSITGTGADSDGTITSYTWTKVSGGAATLSNANTATVSLSGLVAGTYVFRLTVTDNSGATGYDDVTVIVNPAVNVLPSANAGADKSITLPTNSLSITGTGTDSDGTIASYAWTKVSGGAATLSNANTATLSLSGLVAGTYVFRLTVTDNRSGTGSDDVTVVVNPAVNTAPVANAGADKTITLPTNSLSITGTGTDSDGTITTYAWTKVSGGTATLANAGTATVSISGLVAGTYVFRLTVTDNNTASGSDEVTLIVNPAPTGTGDGLKAEYFNGVNLAGTPLLTRVDATVNFDWLDGSPNAVVPVNQFSARWTGKIKPLYSEAYTFYTFSDDGIRLYVNNTLVIDNWTYHGAIENTGNITLVAGQLYDIRLEYFEGNSMATAKLSWSSLSQQKQIVPQSQLYSNTVTPGVGLKAEYFNSLDFTGTAFTRVDSVINFEWNNTAPLTGVNTDNYSVRWTGKVKADFSETFTFYTLSDDGVRLWVNNILLIDNWTNHAAVENSGTIALTAGQQYDIRMEYYEKTSLATAKLLWSSTSVQKKVIPRANLYLPAAARQGIINADAFNINADNLKLNAFPNPTGNAVNINFNASVSGNAELTLLDGYSNEILKKTISVQSGENTVALNLSEIENGLYMLVISGEGNKAVTKLVVNK, encoded by the coding sequence ATGAAAAACAACAATTACCGCCGCCTCTTCAAGAGAGCAATCATCTTTCAGAGCAGGTCAATCGCAAGGCTCTGCGCATTGTTACTCGTATTGGTTCTATCTGCTGAAGCAATAGCTCAAAGACAGACAGCTGCTAGTTTCAGATCGAAGTTCGGCCCCAACTACCTTGTTGGATATCTAGCTTATACACCGGTTGACTATGCAGCTAATCCTACAAAAAATTATCCTATATTGATCTTCCTTCATGGAACAGATGAAAAGGCCTGGAAGCCTACCGATCTCAGTCAACTTAATAAAGTAAAAAGGAATGGCCCTCCCAAAGAAATTGAAGCTGGGAAGGATTTTCCTTTTATAGTAATATCTCCTCAATGTCCTTTTGGAGGTTGGGATGACATCGCTATGGATGATTTCGCTACCAGTCAGTGGAGACCAGGTGAATTCGTAGATGAGATTATTGAAAAAATGAAGACCTTATACCGTGTTGACCCGAACAGGATATACATAACCGGTTTAAGTATGGGTGGAGCCAGTACTTGGGAGTATGTGGCAGCTTATCCAACCAAAGCAGCAGCAGCTATTCCAATTGCAGGCTGGCCTATCACTAATACTTCAAAAATATGTGGTATAGGTAAAACTCCAATATGGGGATTTCAGGGAGCGAATGATAATGGCTCTGGTATGACCAATTTTGTAAACTCCATTAATGCTTGCACTCCTACTCCTAACCCACTTGCCAAAATTACTGTTTATCCTAACGTAGGTCACGATGCATGGACTCAGACTTATAATAATCAGTCTACCTCTGAAGATATTTATGCATGGTTAATGAAATATTCAAGAGCTAATCTTGTAAATCCAATTGCGAATGCTGGCGCTGACAAGTCTATCACTCTTCCTACTAATTCCCTTTCCATTACTGGAACAGGCGCAGACAGCGATGGCACCATTACTTCTTATACATGGACTAAAGTAAGCGGAGGGGCAGCAACTCTCTCAAATGCGAATACTGCAACAGTTTCATTAAGCGGACTTGTCGCGGGCACTTATGTTTTCAGATTAACTGTAACTGACAACTCTGGTGCAACAGGATATGATGATGTAACAGTAATAGTTAATCCTGCTGTAAATGTACTTCCATCAGCTAATGCAGGTGCTGATAAGTCGATAACACTTCCAACTAATTCTCTTTCAATTACAGGAACAGGCACAGATAGTGATGGTACCATTGCATCTTATGCATGGACTAAAGTAAGCGGAGGTGCAGCAACCCTTTCAAATGCGAATACTGCAACTCTTTCATTAAGTGGTCTTGTGGCTGGGACTTATGTTTTCAGACTTACAGTAACTGACAACAGATCTGGAACCGGATCGGATGATGTAACTGTAGTTGTGAATCCTGCAGTAAATACAGCTCCTGTTGCCAATGCCGGTGCAGATAAGACAATTACTCTTCCAACTAATTCACTTTCTATTACCGGTACAGGCACAGACAGTGATGGTACCATTACGACTTATGCCTGGACTAAAGTAAGCGGAGGTACAGCTACTCTTGCCAATGCTGGTACTGCAACTGTTTCTATAAGCGGATTGGTAGCTGGAACTTATGTTTTCAGACTTACAGTAACAGATAACAACACAGCATCAGGATCAGATGAAGTTACATTAATTGTGAATCCTGCTCCTACAGGTACAGGCGATGGTTTGAAAGCTGAGTATTTTAATGGCGTTAACCTGGCAGGAACTCCATTATTAACAAGAGTGGATGCAACTGTAAATTTTGATTGGTTAGACGGTTCTCCTAATGCCGTAGTTCCGGTTAATCAGTTTAGTGCAAGATGGACAGGTAAAATAAAACCACTTTATTCTGAAGCGTATACATTTTACACTTTTTCTGATGATGGTATAAGATTATATGTGAACAATACTTTAGTAATTGACAACTGGACCTATCATGGAGCAATTGAAAATACAGGTAATATCACACTTGTTGCTGGTCAACTTTATGATATCCGCCTTGAATACTTTGAAGGAAATTCTATGGCTACAGCAAAATTATCATGGTCAAGTTTAAGCCAACAAAAGCAAATAGTTCCACAAAGCCAATTGTATTCAAATACTGTGACGCCTGGTGTTGGTCTTAAGGCAGAATACTTCAATAGTCTTGATTTTACCGGGACAGCATTTACAAGAGTTGACTCTGTAATAAACTTTGAATGGAATAATACTGCACCTTTAACAGGCGTTAACACTGATAATTATTCAGTTCGTTGGACAGGTAAGGTAAAAGCTGATTTCTCTGAAACATTTACCTTCTACACTTTATCAGATGACGGAGTTAGACTATGGGTAAATAATATTCTTTTAATTGATAACTGGACTAATCATGCAGCGGTAGAAAATAGCGGAACTATAGCTTTGACAGCTGGTCAGCAGTATGATATCCGTATGGAATATTATGAGAAAACTTCTCTCGCAACTGCCAAGTTATTATGGTCAAGCACCAGTGTTCAGAAAAAGGTTATACCGAGAGCTAATCTATACCTTCCTGCAGCTGCAAGACAAGGCATTATTAATGCAGATGCATTTAATATAAATGCTGACAATTTAAAACTTAATGCTTTCCCAAATCCCACAGGAAACGCTGTCAATATAAACTTTAATGCTTCTGTATCTGGGAATGCCGAGCTGACTTTGTTAGACGGATATTCCAATGAAATACTTAAAAAGACTATTTCAGTTCAATCCGGAGAAAATACAGTTGCTTTAAATTTATCTGAAATTGAGAATGGTTTGTATATGCTCGTGATATCAGGTGAAGGTAATAAAGCTGTTACTAAACTTGTTGTTAATAAATAA
- a CDS encoding DUF7660 family protein has translation MELLDKIKKIESREDFLEFVRKLKLKLETGELSLENDKIPDYLEGIMGVSMGIDGMYKNNKIEKEMEFPSWRAFAIILYSATSHS, from the coding sequence ATGGAATTATTAGATAAAATTAAAAAAATAGAGAGTAGAGAAGATTTTCTCGAATTTGTTAGAAAGCTTAAATTAAAGCTTGAAACTGGGGAACTTAGTTTGGAGAATGATAAGATTCCCGACTATTTAGAAGGAATTATGGGTGTTTCAATGGGGATTGACGGTATGTATAAGAATAATAAAATAGAAAAAGAAATGGAATTCCCTTCGTGGCGTGCTTTTGCGATAATTTTATATTCTGCAACAAGTCATTCTTGA
- a CDS encoding diphthine--ammonia ligase: MKVNNNQSFVASWSGGKDSCFAFMEAVKLKYQPRVLMNMMNENGLISRSHAIPEKILQKQASELGLPIVTVPSTWNDYERNFIDTLKHLVEHYKVNSAVFGDIDFDSNRAWEEKVCEAACIAPVLPLWKQDRKDLVLKMLSEGIHCVIVSCNHQLGEDFLGKRLDEDLICKLEALNADVCGENGEYHTLVVNCPLYQNEINVDFLSKINHNNYWFQEMKLKNE; this comes from the coding sequence ATGAAGGTTAATAATAACCAAAGCTTTGTAGCATCATGGAGTGGAGGAAAAGACAGTTGCTTTGCCTTTATGGAAGCAGTGAAGTTAAAATACCAACCAAGAGTTCTTATGAATATGATGAACGAAAATGGATTGATATCAAGATCTCATGCCATCCCTGAAAAAATATTACAAAAACAGGCTTCTGAATTGGGCTTGCCTATAGTCACTGTTCCATCCACATGGAATGATTATGAAAGAAACTTTATTGATACACTAAAACATCTTGTAGAACATTATAAAGTTAATTCAGCTGTTTTTGGTGATATTGATTTTGATTCAAACAGAGCGTGGGAAGAGAAGGTCTGTGAAGCAGCATGTATAGCACCTGTATTACCATTATGGAAACAAGATAGAAAAGATCTTGTACTGAAAATGCTTTCAGAAGGCATTCATTGTGTTATTGTTTCCTGTAATCATCAGTTGGGTGAAGACTTTCTAGGTAAAAGACTTGACGAAGATTTAATTTGTAAGCTGGAAGCATTAAATGCAGACGTTTGTGGTGAAAATGGAGAATACCATACACTTGTAGTTAATTGTCCTCTTTATCAAAACGAAATCAATGTTGATTTTTTGAGTAAGATAAATCATAATAATTATTGGTTTCAAGAAATGAAGCTTAAAAATGAATAA
- a CDS encoding phosphodiester glycosidase family protein — MKISRVLSGILVFGCILSTLFFLYGFKNYENDIVSYTIDLNKADLKFYWKDKDGNIIRSLQNLKLLAEENHQKLVFAMNGGMYQKDNSPQGLYIEDAKVISKLNTGSGNGNFHMKPNGVFYITTNNKAYISQTSEFKSKDIKYATQSGPMLVIDGTIHPVFQKGSQNLNIRNGVGILPDGNIIFAISKNEINFYDFAQYFKDAGCKNALYLDGFVSRAYIPEKNWIQTDGNFGVIIGVTEKLNNH; from the coding sequence ATGAAAATAAGCAGAGTATTATCTGGTATACTGGTCTTTGGATGCATCCTGTCAACATTGTTTTTTCTATATGGATTTAAAAATTATGAAAATGACATAGTTTCCTATACGATTGATTTAAATAAAGCAGATCTTAAATTTTATTGGAAAGATAAAGATGGCAATATTATCAGAAGCCTTCAGAATCTGAAATTATTAGCTGAGGAAAATCATCAAAAACTAGTATTTGCCATGAATGGAGGGATGTACCAAAAAGATAATTCTCCTCAAGGTTTGTATATAGAAGATGCTAAAGTAATTTCCAAATTAAATACAGGTTCCGGGAATGGTAATTTCCATATGAAACCAAATGGAGTTTTTTATATCACCACCAATAATAAAGCATATATCTCTCAAACTTCGGAGTTTAAATCAAAAGATATTAAGTATGCTACTCAGTCCGGGCCTATGCTGGTTATAGATGGAACCATTCATCCTGTTTTTCAAAAGGGTTCCCAAAATCTTAATATCAGAAATGGTGTTGGAATTTTGCCGGACGGAAATATTATCTTTGCCATATCAAAAAACGAAATTAACTTTTATGATTTTGCTCAATACTTTAAAGATGCCGGGTGTAAAAATGCTCTATACCTGGATGGCTTTGTATCGAGGGCTTATATACCAGAGAAGAACTGGATCCAGACCGATGGAAATTTTGGCGTAATTATTGGAGTTACTGAAAAGTTAAATAATCATTAG
- a CDS encoding DUF2945 domain-containing protein, with protein MAAQFKVGEKVSWNFEAGRVSGTIIKVHTKDFVFKGYTHHASKDDPQYEIKSSKTGHIAAHKGTALTKE; from the coding sequence ATGGCAGCACAATTTAAAGTAGGCGAAAAAGTTAGCTGGAACTTTGAAGCAGGAAGAGTTTCCGGAACTATTATAAAAGTTCATACTAAAGATTTTGTTTTCAAAGGCTATACACATCACGCCTCGAAAGATGATCCTCAATACGAAATTAAAAGCAGTAAAACTGGACATATAGCAGCGCATAAGGGAACAGCGCTTACCAAAGAATAA
- a CDS encoding VOC family protein, producing the protein MIKFGYTILYVQDVNKSIEFYEKAFGFQRTFIAPDGDYGELTTGNTKLSFASVKLAKNNLKNGFIESDLNSKPFGIEIGFVTEAVGETTEIAVAAGAVLVEKPKTKPWGQVVSYVRDPDGFLIEICSPMN; encoded by the coding sequence ATGATAAAATTTGGCTATACAATTCTTTATGTTCAGGATGTGAACAAATCAATAGAGTTTTATGAAAAAGCTTTTGGCTTCCAACGCACATTTATTGCACCAGATGGTGATTATGGAGAATTAACTACTGGAAATACCAAACTATCTTTCGCCTCCGTTAAGCTGGCTAAAAACAATCTAAAGAATGGTTTTATTGAAAGTGATCTTAACAGTAAACCATTTGGTATTGAAATAGGATTTGTAACTGAAGCTGTAGGGGAAACAACAGAAATTGCCGTTGCGGCCGGTGCAGTATTAGTTGAAAAACCAAAGACAAAACCTTGGGGGCAAGTTGTCAGCTATGTAAGAGATCCTGATGGATTTTTAATTGAAATTTGCTCACCAATGAATTAA
- a CDS encoding GNAT family N-acetyltransferase encodes MNHSIIKEIKSDQKEFYKQFLGHGLIHDEENFRISPNDDLHLEFPTKDKEDSFTLGAYIDNTLAGIVSFERDGFNREKLRHKGTLFRMYVSYEFRGQGISKELIDALLVRVRMIVDIEQINLTVISNNDKAKGLYEKFGFKTFSSEEHAIKWKGKYFTEDQMVLRLK; translated from the coding sequence ATGAATCATTCAATTATTAAGGAAATTAAATCAGATCAAAAGGAGTTTTACAAGCAATTTTTAGGTCATGGCTTGATTCACGATGAAGAGAACTTCAGAATCTCTCCCAATGATGATTTGCATTTAGAATTTCCTACTAAGGATAAGGAGGACAGTTTTACTCTGGGGGCTTATATCGATAATACACTTGCCGGTATTGTAAGTTTTGAACGTGATGGTTTCAACAGGGAAAAATTAAGACATAAAGGTACGTTGTTCAGGATGTATGTATCTTATGAATTCAGGGGACAGGGAATTTCAAAGGAATTGATTGATGCACTTCTGGTAAGAGTTAGAATGATTGTTGATATTGAACAGATCAATCTGACAGTGATCTCTAATAATGATAAAGCCAAAGGTCTTTATGAGAAATTTGGCTTTAAAACATTTAGTTCGGAAGAGCACGCTATTAAATGGAAGGGGAAATATTTCACAGAAGATCAAATGGTTTTAAGGCTTAAGTGA
- a CDS encoding SMUG2 DNA glycosylase family protein, which translates to MPETFADKVVDFNRHLQYMGELPEGFQVMNPYLHNPETMEVMKQFYYKYYNDQIKRKFIIGINPSRHGAGVTGVPFTDTKRLEKVCGIEMKSAYTHEISSVFMYEMITEYGGAEDFYKDYYINSPFPLAIIRQSKSGKWLNANYYDDPALFKLVKTFMIQSLQKHISLGLNTSEVFVLGKKNAEFIHLLNKEAKLFDCIKVLEHPRFIQQYKLKQKDLYIYKYIQALKS; encoded by the coding sequence ATGCCCGAAACCTTCGCAGATAAAGTAGTTGATTTCAATCGTCATTTACAATATATGGGTGAATTACCAGAAGGTTTTCAGGTAATGAATCCCTATCTTCATAATCCTGAAACAATGGAGGTTATGAAGCAATTTTATTATAAATATTATAACGATCAGATAAAACGAAAATTTATCATTGGAATCAATCCCAGCAGACACGGAGCCGGTGTTACAGGTGTTCCTTTTACAGATACCAAACGGTTGGAAAAAGTTTGTGGGATAGAAATGAAATCTGCCTATACTCATGAAATATCTTCTGTATTCATGTATGAAATGATTACGGAATACGGAGGTGCTGAAGATTTCTATAAAGATTATTATATCAACTCTCCATTTCCTTTAGCAATTATCAGACAATCAAAGAGCGGTAAATGGCTCAATGCGAATTACTATGATGATCCAGCTCTTTTTAAATTGGTGAAAACTTTTATGATCCAGTCTTTGCAAAAGCATATCAGTCTGGGATTAAATACTTCTGAAGTATTTGTATTGGGAAAGAAAAATGCAGAATTCATACATTTGCTAAACAAAGAAGCAAAGCTATTTGATTGCATAAAAGTTCTTGAACACCCACGTTTTATTCAACAGTATAAATTGAAACAAAAGGATTTGTATATATACAAATATATTCAGGCATTGAAAAGTTAA